A genomic window from bacterium includes:
- a CDS encoding DUF2784 family protein, whose translation MRIFLLSIHSLWVLWMVAGVLLAILGFRYPRVWTWKHFRILHLAAIIATASVPLWNRGACPLTEWEAALAAEPVAQPFLARVLTWLVYWDIPLWLLSLSTGVAAIVTLVVFVLHPPWRCAGRR comes from the coding sequence ATGCGGATTTTCCTGCTCAGCATCCATTCCCTCTGGGTCCTCTGGATGGTCGCCGGTGTGCTTCTGGCCATCCTGGGATTTCGTTATCCGCGCGTTTGGACTTGGAAGCACTTCCGCATCCTTCATCTGGCCGCAATCATCGCCACCGCCTCAGTTCCACTCTGGAATCGCGGCGCCTGTCCACTGACCGAGTGGGAAGCGGCGCTGGCCGCCGAGCCGGTTGCGCAGCCCTTTCTGGCGCGTGTGCTGACCTGGTTGGTCTACTGGGACATCCCTTTGTGGTTGCTGTCGTTGTCGACCGGTGTCGCGGCGATCGTGACATTGGTCGTTTTCGTCCTGCATCCGCCCTGGCGATGCGCCGGACGCAGATGA